The window GACGGGATTATCGAGGACTAAGGAGCTTTGATTTCCATAAATAATGGGTAAGGAGTTTCGGTTCAATAAGAAACTTCAAAAAAGTAGTTGACTGGATGCCATGAGCAGTTTCCAGATGGTACTGGATGCTGCTCTGGAAAATTGGCACTCCTTAGGCAAAAGGTAACTGGATGCTGCTCTGGAAAATTGTTACTCCTTATGACAAAAGGTAACTGGCAGTTCGCCGGGACACATGTGTTACCTGACAATCATTACAGGAACTTTTGAGTGCCTGAGCACATTCTCTGCCACACTGCCGATAAGGAATCTCTGGACTCCTGTCAGACCCTGTGTACCCATTACTATCAGGTCAATATTGCTTTCCTCTGCATATTCAAGGATTTTTTCAGCCGGGCTGCCTTTCAGGTACATAGGCTCCACTTTAACTCCGGCTTCTTTTCCAAGCTTTTCTACATAGGCAGTTGCAACTCCTCCCTGATTTGCAAGATATTCTTCAAATGCCCCGGCCCAGCCCATAACTGTTCGTGCGGTTCCGGCGTTCTCGGTAGAAACAACATACATGGCACATACTTCAGCTCCTGTTGCCCGAGCAATGTTTATTCCATAAGCAACTGCTTTTTTGGCGTTTTCTGAACCATCTGTTGGGATCAAGATTTTTTTGAAAAGATCTTCATTCATTTTATTTGCCCCCTTTAATATTATAATCTGAAATATGCAGGTATACTATTAAAATTTCATCTTGAATGGAAGTGGCCTGAATGGAACAGGTTAGCAAAAATGAAATAATCCAGGGGTGAGAATCATTTCTGGTTGTTTTCCTGATTTTGTACCTGAATTTACAGGTTAAATGCTGAAAA is drawn from Methanosarcina lacustris Z-7289 and contains these coding sequences:
- a CDS encoding universal stress protein; translated protein: MNEDLFKKILIPTDGSENAKKAVAYGINIARATGAEVCAMYVVSTENAGTARTVMGWAGAFEEYLANQGGVATAYVEKLGKEAGVKVEPMYLKGSPAEKILEYAEESNIDLIVMGTQGLTGVQRFLIGSVAENVLRHSKVPVMIVR